Proteins from a single region of Allocatelliglobosispora scoriae:
- a CDS encoding PH domain-containing protein produces MTQTAAEVVEARPHRVRVVAWIAAAAILAVFTAVGTALTGSTGEDGAAVFRPGDQAAMVGLGICGALVALAFTRPRVRADSHGITVRNVFSDTLFPWSVVREIRFDRGHPWASLELVNDDTVSLLAVQAADKMHAVVAIQGLRALHAAAQPVPVEG; encoded by the coding sequence GTGACGCAGACAGCAGCAGAGGTCGTCGAGGCACGCCCCCATCGCGTACGCGTCGTGGCCTGGATCGCCGCCGCCGCGATCCTGGCGGTCTTCACCGCCGTCGGCACCGCCCTGACCGGGTCGACCGGCGAGGACGGCGCGGCGGTCTTCCGCCCGGGCGACCAGGCGGCGATGGTGGGGCTCGGCATCTGCGGCGCCCTCGTCGCGCTCGCCTTCACCCGGCCCCGGGTGCGGGCCGACAGCCACGGGATCACCGTGCGAAACGTGTTCAGCGACACCCTGTTCCCCTGGTCGGTGGTGCGGGAGATCCGCTTCGACCGGGGTCACCCGTGGGCCAGCCTGGAGCTGGTCAACGACGACACCGTCTCGCTCCTCGCGGTGCAGGCGGCGGACAAGATGCACGCGGTCGTCGCGATCCAGGGGCTGCGGGCGCTGCACGCGGCGGCACAACCTGTGCCGGTCGAGGGCTGA